Below is a genomic region from Miscanthus floridulus cultivar M001 chromosome 1, ASM1932011v1, whole genome shotgun sequence.
TAAAAACTCAACCAACTAAATTTGtcgctatatatatgtatgtctAGTGCACAAAAAACACATAAATAGATTTATATTTCACGTTATTTAATTAGACATTTATTTTCGCTATAATTAATAATACATTGTAAGAAAATTAACAATTAAAGTATATAAATAATAATTCAATGTAAGATAAATTAACAGCTAaagtatattttaaaaaaatcTCTCAATCTAATGGCTAACGATTAATATAAAAGGGTAGTGAAGGTACGAGGGTtttgattataaagaaataggcATCAAATTTCACCTCCACGAGGGTTGAACTGCAGTGAGGGCGTTCGTGTCGCGTCGGCGTGCGTGGCGCGACAGACGCGGCGGTCGGCGCCAGGCGAGGAGGGCGGCGTGCAGGCGCGATGGCGGCGGTGCTGTGGGCGCGGCGGCTGCGGCGCTGCGGGCAGGGAGGGCGGGCGGCTCGCGAGCAGGAGGGAGGGCGGCTCGTGGGCGTTATTTATCTGGTCCTGCCGCGCCGTGGGCTATGGTGCGTCActgtcgcgccaagatcggtggggcggcagaccctgccacgtcaccggtcgtgccccgatcgtcgccacgtcagcctccCGCCACAccaccatacatggcgcggcacaggcgtttcgccacgccatggcaatagcgcgtggccaaaagtgttagttttgaaaaaaaaacagtgttggatttaaaattattttacaaaaaatgtaaaaaataaaaacacacaCACAGAGGTAGCTTGATGAGAGAGATCTCTGCAAGTCCAATTAAATTTAAATAAGAACGGCACCAAAATTTCCAGGTCTCATTACTAACCGAAAatcagctatatatatatatgcatgtcacGGGCTATATATGCTATAGTGTTGTCTGAACATTTCCTTGATTGGTTATTACACTTGTGTGATATAAAGCTACGATGCCCAAGTTTATTTGCTCAGTGTAGCTTGCTTGAGCGAGTCGTGGTGTTGAGCCTTTAGGGCATGATATATATGTCTGTGTTTCGTTTGATGCTTAAAAACTTGCCTGACCAGTCATGGCTCCCAGGCGTCTGATTTTGACGCCTAGAACCAGAATTGCTTGCCTTGTTAGCCAATGTCTGGCAAACTTCAAACTAAACAAGCTTTTCAGGCAACATTCTAAGGCGTTGGATGATGCCTGGTCCAACGCCTGGGGTGAGATGATACTGCGGCCTGGCCGGCAGCCCCTGGCCTGGgcagcaaccaaacaccccccttAGTTATCAAGTTGAACCGACCAAAGTTGTAGGGAGGTGCAGTGCTTATCTCTAGATTTATAAATTCTGGGGTTGATTTTCCGTACAAATCAGGCAGTTTCTATCCTTCTAGTAATTTCTATGGCAATGTTTTAGCCATCCTTTCAAAAAGTTAATTAGGAATAATATTAGAAAGTATTTTTCTTTTGTCTCTTTCATATTTGATTTGAAGGCTCTAGAAGCGCTTAGCCACCAATATTTGTTGTATAAAATACAGAGAACGTGCATGAAGAGGTATCCAAGCTTTCATTTTACCTAAGGGGCTAAGATACTTTAGCTCTATATTTTTTTCTATAATAGCATATCTTCCGTTCTTTCGGCCTTTTATTCTATGATATTTTCTTCAAACCAGATTAATTATATATGTCATGATAAATTGTTATCGCCAGCACAAAGGAAATGATCGCTCAATCAGAAGAAAAGATCGAATCGCTGACGCATGCTGTATCCATTATTCTCCATTTCTAACTTTTGTCTAATTCAATACTAAACAAAATAACACATTATACAACCAGTACGTTTATTATATTTTAAGTGTATAATGCCAGTTCTGCTAGCTGATAGCGGCTTCAACTGCTGGCCGCTTGCCACCTGTCGACATTGCCTTTCATTTTTGCAAGTGTACTAGGATTGCATACGTGTGCGATGGCAAGGACATCTTTCAGCATATGATGCGCACGGAGTATTCCCGGCCAGCAGGTGCTAATTCTTTGATATGCCTGATGAGATTAAGAAAACAAAGCACCAATGCCATTATGAATTAACAATGGCATTAGCACCCACTTAAGCATTAAACTAATCGGCCACACAGACAAGGGACCAATCGTGTTGGGCCCGGGATCTCCCGCACgggcacgggtgagccgaccggtCACTGGCGTTCTcgcacacacactatggctggaggtagaagatggatggagaacagagcgcacacacacaacacaagcaccagtGTTAGCTGAacctctgcagaggagatgacaaaactgaactcgctcaatTTACTTAGTTACAGTGAGAAGCtgtatatacaactctacccatctaatcctaataCATAGACATGTCAGGTTGCCATGCTgatacagtgactagatgtgacagcgggtctgactttggcgcctgcccctgctgtggctacagtgcgtcTGGGGAGCCTTTTGGCGTCTGCCCCTGCCGCGGCTATAGTAaagcagcaggggagccctttcgacGTCTGCCCCTGCCGCGCATATAGAGAGAGAGCAACAGATTACTTTATAATTttttccctaatcctactgctaaccctagaacctccaccatgccgatcatcttcttcagctccgtgaaccgaagacggccgagcgtCTTGGTGAGGACATCCGCGAGTTGCCAACCAGTTtcacgaactcgatgacgatctgctctccatcgacacagtccctgagaaagtggaacttgacgtcgatgtgcttactccgatcgtggagaaccggattctttgcgagggcgatggcgggctggttgtccaccatcagtgtcggtgggtgagcttccacactggtcagctcgcccagcagccggcgcagccacacagcttggcacgccgctgtggccgccgccacgtactctaCCTCGCACGTGGAcaacgccaccaccttctatttcagcgacagccatgagattggagccgacccgagaaagacgagcacgccagaggtgctccgcagtccgtcgatgtccctcgccatgtctgcatcgctggaCACAGTGGGCCCACTCCTACCGGTCTTAgggaagacgatcccctgatccaccgtttccttgacgtagcgcagcagccaCTTCACCGtggcctagtgatcctctcgaggatcctccatgaagcggctgacgtagcccctgacgaacgcaatgtccggccttgtATGGACTAGATAGcgtagaccgccgacgatgctccggtagagtgttgcatctaccttcgccgcggtactggtcttcgtcagcttcagccgctcctctatCGGAGTCACgtacggcttgcactcagccatgccgctccgctccaacagcttcgagatGTACGTGTTCTGACCGAGCATGAGCGcatccttcccctgtctcacctcgatgccgaggtagtaggagaacgcgccgagatcgctcattcaaaaatgagctgccatctcacgcttgaagctgttgatgtcctccgcaAGCGCGCCAGTaatgatcaagtcgtccacatacacgccgacgatgagctcctccttcccccatcgccgtgTATAGAGTGTGTGCTTGGTTGCGCaccgcgtgaacccaagctcacccagcgtggtgtcaagcttggcgttTCACACTCGCAGGGCC
It encodes:
- the LOC136469538 gene encoding uncharacterized mitochondrial protein AtMg00810-like translates to MSDLGAFSYYLGIEVRQGKDALMLGQNTYISKLLERSGMAECKPYVTPIEERLKLTKTSTAAKVDATLYRSIVGGLRYLVHTRPDIAFVRGYVSRFMEDPREDH